One Leclercia pneumoniae genomic region harbors:
- a CDS encoding VOC family protein — MKIAHVALWTRNLEAQVAFWQQVFNGRSNDRYLSKNRPGFASHFITLADGPTVELMTVPDLPDAPPHAEFIGWAHIALDVGSKADVDRMAAQARLNGTLLSPPRMTGDGFYEAVIADPDGNRIELVGE, encoded by the coding sequence ATGAAAATTGCACATGTCGCACTCTGGACCCGCAACCTGGAGGCCCAGGTCGCCTTCTGGCAGCAGGTATTTAACGGGCGCAGCAACGACCGCTATCTCAGTAAAAACCGGCCGGGATTTGCCTCGCACTTTATTACTCTGGCCGACGGCCCCACCGTTGAACTGATGACGGTGCCGGATCTGCCGGATGCTCCGCCGCATGCGGAGTTTATCGGCTGGGCGCACATTGCCCTGGACGTGGGCAGCAAAGCCGATGTGGATCGGATGGCGGCGCAGGCGCGTCTTAACGGGACCCTACTCAGCCCTCCGCGAATGACCGGCGACGGATTTTATGAAGCGGTTATCGCCGACCCGGACGGCAACAGAATTGAGCTGGTGGGGGAGTAA
- a CDS encoding ATP-binding protein — protein sequence MGDNPDRHFRELARRDDDETDAVMNLLNSASLFASFTHPRLHFLLLCRMMALTLDRGITGASTTAMAWFGVLIGQRYAEYRLGFQYGTLARELVNRHGYDAFEAKTLLALDQLSVWTQPLSYTIECAKACFTSAVTHGDMTMACFAACHQVINFLTRGDHLDAVLTSIERGLAYVRKTHFQDVEATLLIQRHYVEHLRTPVEGQWSAAQVLPESLLPAAPGQASEQTSTMLFWFWLYRGMAHFACREYPQAAENLEKAGQFAWSAPGHIHLLDYHLYSALALSQQLTPETFSADLRRQIHLHYDKIALWARINPGTFADKEALIYAEIVRLDGMNSIALEQYEKAVRLSREAGFSPYNAMAHELAGRFAHACGYPTAADAHFRGALTAWGRAGAQSKMRQLEQDFPYLLAPGQANAWDTVAFARNEEIRDLQSVIKASRALSEEINLERLIETLMTILLERAGAQRGLLIRVGENTIPEIEASAITSTDGVRVRIMKDVPTASDMPLTVLAAVIRTGQEIHTGKPEAFHPFSQDPYLVTSGAAVMCVPMFKQARLVGVLYLENRLMPEVFTVEHSRVVSLLGAHAAISLETARLYAELVEENIQRRRVEKELRASQTSLMLGEQISHTGSWRWELQQDLMFMSEEYARILGLPEKQKMISMAEFLTFVHQDDYPRISTLVTESVRDGLTMRAEFRIIRADGATRTILGIGDPVGVGSEVNEYFGIITDITSQRMAEDAMRVAQADLARVSRATTVGQLSSSIAHEINQPLMSIVSNAGASLRWLNRDPARLDKARMGLEEIISEGERAGEIIRSLQSLTRRQDPTFARLDLHHAIRHIITLSRSELEQRRINVSYELAAENSFIMGDSVQIQQVLLNLVMNAVEAMADVTERPGTLVLSTSNPEEGLVRCEIADSGTGIEPALMERIFDSFWSTKAQGMGMGLTISYSIIERHRGKLTARHRDPHGSVFAFTLPLASGEALL from the coding sequence GTGGGGGACAATCCGGATCGCCATTTTCGCGAACTGGCGCGCAGGGATGACGACGAAACCGACGCGGTGATGAACCTGCTCAACAGCGCCAGCCTGTTCGCCAGCTTTACCCACCCGCGGCTGCACTTTCTTTTACTGTGCCGGATGATGGCGCTCACGCTCGATCGCGGTATTACCGGCGCCTCTACCACGGCGATGGCCTGGTTTGGCGTGCTGATTGGCCAACGTTACGCGGAGTATCGCCTCGGGTTCCAGTACGGTACCCTGGCGCGGGAGCTGGTCAACCGTCACGGCTACGACGCCTTTGAAGCCAAAACCCTGCTGGCACTGGACCAGCTCAGCGTCTGGACGCAGCCGCTCTCTTACACCATTGAGTGCGCCAAAGCCTGCTTTACCTCTGCCGTGACCCACGGTGACATGACGATGGCCTGCTTTGCCGCCTGCCATCAGGTGATCAACTTCCTGACCCGGGGCGATCACCTCGACGCCGTGCTGACCAGCATTGAGCGTGGCCTTGCTTACGTGCGCAAAACCCATTTCCAGGATGTGGAGGCCACCCTGCTGATTCAGCGCCACTATGTGGAACATCTGCGCACTCCGGTGGAGGGGCAGTGGAGCGCGGCGCAGGTCTTGCCGGAATCTTTGCTGCCCGCCGCGCCGGGACAGGCGTCGGAACAGACCTCAACCATGCTGTTCTGGTTCTGGCTCTACCGGGGCATGGCCCATTTCGCCTGTCGCGAATACCCGCAGGCGGCGGAAAACCTCGAAAAGGCCGGGCAGTTTGCCTGGTCTGCGCCGGGGCATATTCACCTGCTGGATTACCACCTCTACAGCGCGCTGGCGCTCTCGCAGCAGCTGACGCCGGAGACCTTCTCGGCCGATCTTCGCCGCCAGATCCATCTCCACTATGACAAGATCGCCCTCTGGGCACGCATCAATCCGGGCACCTTTGCCGATAAAGAGGCGCTGATCTACGCCGAGATCGTACGCCTTGATGGCATGAACAGCATCGCCCTGGAGCAGTATGAGAAGGCGGTGCGCCTGTCGCGCGAGGCGGGCTTCAGCCCGTATAACGCCATGGCCCACGAGCTGGCAGGGCGATTTGCTCACGCCTGCGGTTACCCGACCGCCGCCGACGCCCACTTCCGTGGCGCGTTAACGGCCTGGGGGCGGGCCGGGGCGCAATCCAAAATGCGTCAGCTGGAGCAGGATTTCCCCTATCTGCTCGCCCCCGGACAGGCGAACGCCTGGGACACGGTGGCCTTTGCGCGCAATGAAGAGATCCGCGATCTGCAAAGCGTAATCAAGGCGTCGCGCGCGCTGTCGGAGGAGATCAACCTCGAACGGCTGATCGAAACCCTGATGACCATTCTGCTGGAGCGTGCTGGCGCCCAGCGCGGCTTGCTGATCCGCGTGGGCGAGAACACCATTCCGGAGATCGAGGCCAGCGCCATCACCTCGACGGACGGCGTGCGGGTGCGGATCATGAAAGACGTGCCGACGGCCTCCGATATGCCACTCACTGTGCTGGCGGCGGTGATCCGCACCGGCCAGGAGATCCACACCGGCAAGCCGGAAGCGTTTCACCCCTTTAGCCAGGATCCTTATCTGGTCACCTCTGGCGCGGCGGTGATGTGCGTGCCGATGTTTAAACAGGCGCGGCTGGTGGGGGTGTTGTACCTGGAAAACCGCCTGATGCCGGAAGTCTTTACCGTTGAACACTCCCGCGTGGTAAGCCTGCTGGGGGCGCATGCGGCCATCTCGCTGGAGACCGCCCGCCTGTACGCCGAGCTGGTGGAGGAGAACATTCAGCGCCGCCGGGTCGAGAAGGAGCTGCGCGCCAGCCAGACCTCACTCATGCTCGGCGAGCAGATTAGCCACACCGGAAGCTGGCGCTGGGAGCTGCAGCAGGATCTGATGTTTATGTCCGAAGAGTATGCGCGCATCCTCGGCCTGCCTGAAAAGCAGAAGATGATCTCGATGGCGGAGTTCCTGACCTTTGTTCATCAGGATGACTATCCGCGCATCAGTACCCTGGTCACCGAGAGTGTGCGCGACGGCCTGACCATGCGCGCCGAGTTCCGAATTATTCGCGCCGACGGCGCCACCCGCACCATTCTGGGGATTGGCGATCCGGTGGGCGTGGGGAGCGAGGTGAACGAATATTTCGGCATCATCACCGATATCACCAGCCAGCGTATGGCCGAAGACGCCATGCGCGTGGCGCAGGCCGATTTAGCCCGCGTCTCGCGTGCCACCACCGTCGGGCAGTTGTCCTCCTCTATCGCGCATGAGATCAACCAGCCGCTGATGTCTATCGTCTCTAACGCCGGGGCGAGCCTGCGCTGGCTCAATCGCGATCCGGCCCGGCTGGATAAGGCGCGGATGGGGCTGGAGGAGATCATCTCCGAGGGGGAGCGGGCAGGGGAGATCATCCGCAGCCTGCAATCCCTTACCCGCCGGCAAGATCCCACCTTTGCCCGCCTCGATCTGCACCATGCGATCCGCCATATCATCACCCTGTCGCGCAGCGAACTGGAGCAGCGCCGTATCAACGTCAGCTATGAACTGGCGGCGGAAAACAGCTTTATCATGGGCGATAGCGTGCAGATCCAGCAGGTGCTGCTGAACCTGGTGATGAACGCCGTGGAGGCGATGGCGGACGTCACGGAGCGGCCGGGCACTCTGGTTCTCTCGACCTCGAACCCCGAGGAGGGGCTGGTGAGATGTGAAATTGCCGACAGCGGGACCGGTATTGAACCGGCGCTGATGGAGCGCATTTTCGACTCATTCTGGTCCACAAAAGCGCAGGGGATGGGGATGGGGTTGACCATCAGCTACAGCATTATTGAACGCCACCGGGGCAAGCTGACGGCCCGCCACCGCGATCCCCACGGCAGCGTGTTTGCCTTTACGCTGCCCTTGGCAAGCGGCGAGGCGTTACTCTGA
- a CDS encoding response regulator transcription factor, translating into MEHIVYVVDDDHAVRRSVVGLLESAGLNAIAFSSAESFLQHPFEDLPSCVVLDMQMPAISGFEVADALKASGREIPIIYLTGHGTIPMTVKAMKGGAYEFLTKPVASNDLLNTIGDALKLAQDNALQLREQYSLKQRHLSLTPREQEVLQLAISGLLNKQIAAELGVSEITVKVHRRRVMDKMQARSLADLVRAAERLTISLPSE; encoded by the coding sequence ATGGAACACATTGTCTACGTCGTCGATGATGATCATGCTGTCCGGCGGTCCGTGGTCGGGCTGCTGGAATCTGCCGGATTGAATGCGATTGCCTTCTCCTCGGCGGAATCTTTTCTGCAACACCCTTTCGAAGATCTCCCCTCCTGCGTGGTGCTGGATATGCAGATGCCCGCCATCAGCGGCTTTGAAGTGGCAGATGCCCTGAAGGCCAGCGGGCGCGAAATTCCGATTATTTATCTTACTGGCCATGGCACCATCCCGATGACCGTGAAGGCGATGAAAGGCGGGGCCTATGAGTTCCTCACCAAGCCGGTGGCATCGAACGACCTGCTGAATACGATTGGCGACGCGCTAAAGCTGGCGCAGGACAACGCGCTCCAGCTACGCGAGCAGTACTCCCTGAAGCAGCGCCATCTCTCCCTTACCCCGCGCGAGCAAGAGGTGCTGCAGCTGGCCATCAGCGGCTTGCTGAACAAGCAGATTGCCGCCGAGCTGGGGGTGAGCGAAATCACGGTCAAAGTCCACCGCCGCCGGGTGATGGATAAGATGCAGGCCCGCTCGCTGGCAGACCTGGTCAGGGCCGCAGAGCGCCTGACCATAAGCCTGCCGTCAGAGTAA
- a CDS encoding IrmA family protein produces the protein MKQQLKVGTLLACLVTAAPASALEIWHSNTVWANQGMCSATFMLDSGMEETGPLEIGVELVNAKGVVIASDTLNVDAFGDAEATRYQTTFLEGEAVCEDDLTVRFTSLARVSGQQKQPLPLSDLQIRDFKPFRLINTQADKQG, from the coding sequence ATGAAACAACAACTGAAAGTAGGTACCCTGCTCGCCTGCCTGGTCACCGCGGCGCCCGCCAGCGCGCTGGAAATCTGGCACTCAAACACCGTCTGGGCAAATCAGGGGATGTGCAGCGCCACCTTTATGCTGGATAGCGGCATGGAGGAGACAGGCCCGCTGGAGATAGGCGTTGAGCTGGTTAATGCGAAGGGGGTGGTCATCGCGTCCGATACGCTGAATGTGGATGCCTTCGGCGATGCCGAAGCCACCCGCTATCAGACGACCTTTCTGGAAGGTGAAGCCGTGTGTGAAGATGACCTCACCGTGCGCTTCACCTCCCTGGCGCGGGTTTCTGGCCAGCAGAAACAGCCGCTACCGCTGAGCGATCTGCAGATCCGCGATTTTAAGCCCTTCAGGCTTATCAATACGCAGGCGGATAAGCAGGGTTAA
- a CDS encoding MFS transporter, with the protein MSLQTTGPVHRLATRIVFFIAGYVTATWAVLVPYAKANTGVNEATLGSLLLCLGMGALVAMPLTGMLTSRYGCRKVIVTALAMVILTTPLLAMITSPPLLAAALLLFGVGVGVTDCAMNIQAIIVERDAPGPVMSGFHGMYSVGGIAGAGAMTLLLTLGASAPLACLIIILSVAIMLAASLKGLLPWANPASGPAFAIPRGVVLLIGAVCFAVFLAEGTVLDWSAVYLTEVRRVPESLGGLGFTCFAVAMTLLRLTGDKLIARIGAPRAVVGGALVAALGFAIVTLVPVWQLALLGYVLIGAGCANIVPVMFSAVGRQNRMPQSVAVPAITTLGYLGVLAGPAVIGYVAYATSLTQAFMIIMALMLVVAGFSLTVTSGQHAQREG; encoded by the coding sequence ATGAGTTTGCAGACCACAGGCCCGGTTCACCGCCTCGCCACCCGGATCGTCTTTTTTATTGCCGGCTACGTCACCGCCACCTGGGCGGTGCTGGTGCCCTATGCCAAAGCCAATACCGGCGTTAACGAAGCCACCCTGGGCTCCCTGCTGCTCTGCCTGGGGATGGGGGCGCTGGTGGCGATGCCGCTTACCGGGATGCTCACCAGCCGTTACGGCTGCCGCAAGGTGATAGTGACCGCGCTGGCTATGGTGATTCTGACCACGCCGCTGCTGGCGATGATCACCAGTCCGCCGCTGCTGGCCGCCGCGCTGCTGCTGTTTGGCGTGGGGGTGGGGGTGACCGACTGCGCGATGAATATTCAGGCCATTATCGTTGAGCGCGACGCGCCTGGCCCGGTGATGTCGGGCTTTCACGGGATGTACAGCGTGGGCGGTATCGCCGGCGCCGGTGCGATGACCCTGCTGCTGACGCTCGGGGCCAGCGCGCCGCTCGCCTGCCTGATCATTATTCTGAGCGTGGCGATCATGCTCGCCGCCAGCCTGAAAGGGTTATTACCCTGGGCTAACCCGGCCTCTGGCCCGGCCTTTGCGATACCGCGTGGCGTGGTGTTACTGATTGGCGCCGTCTGCTTCGCGGTCTTTCTCGCCGAGGGGACGGTGCTCGACTGGAGCGCGGTCTACCTGACGGAGGTGCGTCGCGTACCGGAGTCGCTGGGTGGGCTGGGCTTTACCTGCTTCGCGGTGGCGATGACCCTGCTGCGTTTAACCGGGGATAAGCTCATCGCCCGCATTGGCGCACCGCGTGCGGTGGTGGGCGGCGCCCTCGTCGCGGCCCTCGGCTTCGCGATAGTAACCCTCGTGCCGGTGTGGCAGCTGGCGCTGCTGGGCTACGTGCTGATTGGCGCAGGCTGCGCCAATATTGTGCCGGTGATGTTCTCGGCCGTGGGTCGCCAGAACCGGATGCCGCAGTCGGTGGCAGTGCCAGCCATCACCACCCTGGGTTATCTCGGTGTCCTGGCCGGGCCGGCGGTAATTGGCTATGTTGCCTACGCCACCTCGTTAACTCAGGCCTTTATGATCATTATGGCCCTGATGCTGGTCGTGGCAGGGTTTTCCCTGACGGTCACCTCAGGTCAACACGCGCAACGTGAGGGATAA
- a CDS encoding DeoR/GlpR family DNA-binding transcription regulator — translation MLDYAAFPEQRQDRIRQILQQQGRVVCAELAKQMKVSEHTIRRDLHELSKEGICKKVYGGAVLQLADAGTFIGREQQNHAKKEQIAQKAATLVKAGSCLFMDTGTTNLALARALPADLALTVVTNSPAIAAELLRHPLCEVIITGGQIQRASGGTVDSTATRQIQGMIFDQAFIGGCAMDPEMGLTGFDFADCAFKKAVIAQSNQTLVALTTDKIPGVARFVVATCSDIDVLVVEADLESDVIAAFAAQEVRIVSA, via the coding sequence ATGCTCGATTATGCAGCTTTTCCGGAACAACGACAAGATCGGATCCGCCAGATCCTGCAACAACAGGGCAGGGTGGTATGCGCCGAGCTGGCGAAGCAAATGAAGGTCTCTGAGCACACGATTCGCCGGGATTTACACGAACTTAGCAAAGAGGGGATCTGTAAAAAGGTTTACGGCGGCGCGGTATTACAGCTGGCCGACGCGGGCACGTTTATCGGCCGCGAACAGCAGAATCATGCCAAAAAAGAGCAGATCGCGCAGAAAGCGGCAACCCTGGTGAAGGCGGGAAGCTGCCTCTTTATGGATACGGGCACCACCAACCTGGCGCTGGCCAGAGCCCTTCCGGCCGATCTGGCCCTGACCGTGGTGACTAACTCCCCGGCCATTGCCGCCGAACTGCTGCGCCACCCCCTGTGCGAGGTGATTATCACCGGCGGGCAGATCCAGCGCGCCTCAGGCGGAACGGTGGACAGCACCGCCACGCGGCAAATCCAGGGCATGATCTTCGATCAGGCTTTTATCGGCGGCTGCGCCATGGATCCGGAGATGGGGCTGACCGGCTTCGATTTTGCGGATTGTGCGTTTAAAAAAGCGGTGATCGCCCAGAGCAATCAAACCCTGGTGGCACTCACCACCGATAAAATTCCGGGCGTAGCGCGCTTTGTGGTGGCGACATGCAGCGATATCGACGTGCTGGTGGTGGAGGCGGATCTGGAGAGCGACGTCATCGCTGCGTTTGCCGCGCAGGAGGTGCGGATCGTCAGCGCCTGA
- a CDS encoding ATP-dependent Clp protease proteolytic subunit: MYYAQNKDHDETTKENETGSSALIQQKMLASRSIVISGEINQALAEKVVSQLILLQSINNDPIKIYINSQGGHVEAGDTIHDFIKFIRPEVHVIGTGWVASAGITIFLAAKKEHRYTLPNTRFMIHQPLGGVRGQATDIEIEAREIIRMLERVNKLIADATGQPLEKVKKDTDRNFWMSPSEALDYGIVGKIITHFDELKLD; the protein is encoded by the coding sequence ATGTATTACGCACAGAATAAAGATCATGATGAGACGACCAAAGAGAACGAAACCGGCAGCAGCGCGCTGATTCAGCAGAAGATGTTGGCGTCACGTTCGATCGTGATCTCCGGGGAGATCAACCAGGCGCTGGCCGAGAAAGTGGTGAGCCAGCTGATCCTGCTGCAAAGCATCAATAACGATCCGATTAAGATCTACATCAACAGCCAGGGCGGCCACGTGGAGGCGGGAGATACCATCCACGACTTCATTAAATTTATCCGCCCGGAAGTGCACGTGATTGGCACCGGCTGGGTCGCCAGCGCGGGCATCACCATCTTCCTCGCCGCTAAAAAAGAGCATCGTTATACCCTGCCCAATACCCGCTTCATGATCCACCAGCCGCTGGGTGGAGTACGTGGGCAGGCAACGGATATCGAGATCGAAGCGCGGGAGATCATCCGCATGCTGGAGCGCGTGAATAAGCTGATTGCCGATGCCACCGGGCAGCCGCTGGAGAAGGTGAAAAAGGACACCGACCGTAACTTCTGGATGTCGCCGTCTGAAGCGCTCGATTACGGCATCGTGGGTAAAATCATTACCCACTTTGATGAGCTGAAGCTGGATTAA